In Spirobacillus cienkowskii, a genomic segment contains:
- a CDS encoding XRE family transcriptional regulator: MLKKDSFEKPECFGQYIAVHMKAFRREYGLSQEQLSERSGVPRSTIASLERGEGNPTLQVLVGIAQGLGVEMASLLRKPTPTAILYKKENATLIPKPLLQGIHKLNKFIDIYQLTPENSRYLILQEYQLLAGERFPGSPHTPGTEEYFYCFQGCFNVMVESELFIVYEGDLLCFDGHQRHAYACQDGCEVAKGLSIVVQVPKF; the protein is encoded by the coding sequence ATGCTCAAAAAAGATTCATTTGAAAAACCCGAATGCTTTGGGCAGTATATTGCTGTGCATATGAAGGCGTTTCGGCGCGAGTATGGACTTAGCCAAGAACAACTCTCAGAACGTTCGGGTGTTCCGCGGAGCACAATTGCAAGTTTGGAGCGCGGTGAAGGAAACCCAACGTTGCAAGTATTGGTTGGCATCGCACAAGGTCTAGGAGTTGAAATGGCCTCATTGTTACGCAAACCAACTCCCACCGCAATATTATATAAAAAAGAAAATGCCACACTCATTCCTAAGCCACTTTTACAAGGAATCCATAAATTAAATAAATTTATTGATATTTATCAATTAACACCCGAAAACTCTCGTTATCTTATTTTACAAGAGTATCAACTTCTTGCTGGAGAGCGATTTCCTGGTTCGCCGCACACCCCGGGAACCGAAGAATACTTTTATTGTTTTCAAGGATGTTTTAACGTTATGGTAGAGAGCGAATTATTTATTGTTTATGAGGGAGATTTGCTTTGTTTTGATGGTCATCAACGCCATGCCTATGCGTGCCAAGATGGATGTGAAGTTGCAAAAGGATTGAGCATTGTTGTACAGGTTCCTAAATTTTAA
- a CDS encoding SpoIIE family protein phosphatase — translation MNIRTHFKNMRFPLAIKTALALIAIIFVIMGITTYFYIGQNRSEMEAFERKNQLSIFSAALPVVENALWDVDFKGLNSTLLQIMKNENIVRVVIFTEREKVFSYLERNNLDTLGKDADFKFDDFLTPENKKQLVSIKYDKNYNNVVEFNNSNEETSLLAYPLFSKTMIKDVLEVNKIGYLFMIYSTKKISEANRSIIIKAILLSSLLCIVLIISSFIFIINLVINPIKALEEASIKIANSNFVQTNIQKSIVGHDEIDSLTNNFNHMVTQILKFIEEEKKQQRMANELETARVIQKSFIPKATNLQVGYFEISGQFQSASECGGDWWHFYPLPDKKLMLFLGDVTGHGTPSAMLTAAVKGYCDSIYGRKISDPSIILEELDLIVRSCGGEDLVMTMFVTVIDPINQKMTYSNAAQNFPLIINQESNTESHTTLLGLGKRLGFRNSQNDEHYVKYKNYTCDFKPNNILFVYSDGLIEAKNLTNQREYSERRLLKKLKSIKTLDTNQIIITIQEDLEKFVEGNQFEDDVTFVACRFCKTEENQYTNELVTYFNSRAG, via the coding sequence ATGAACATTCGTACTCATTTCAAAAACATGAGGTTTCCACTTGCAATTAAAACAGCCTTAGCACTTATTGCTATTATTTTTGTCATCATGGGAATCACAACCTATTTTTATATTGGCCAAAACCGATCAGAGATGGAGGCATTTGAGAGAAAAAATCAATTGTCTATTTTTTCTGCAGCACTGCCTGTTGTCGAAAATGCATTGTGGGATGTCGATTTTAAAGGTTTAAACTCTACCTTATTACAAATTATGAAAAATGAAAATATAGTTAGAGTTGTTATATTTACAGAAAGAGAAAAAGTTTTTTCGTATTTAGAGCGTAATAATTTAGACACATTGGGCAAAGATGCTGATTTTAAATTTGATGATTTCTTAACCCCAGAAAATAAAAAACAACTTGTTTCTATTAAATACGATAAAAATTATAATAATGTTGTAGAATTTAACAACTCTAACGAAGAAACGTCTTTACTAGCATACCCACTTTTTTCTAAAACCATGATTAAAGACGTTTTAGAAGTTAATAAAATTGGTTACTTATTTATGATCTATTCAACTAAAAAAATAAGTGAAGCCAATAGATCAATTATTATAAAAGCAATTTTATTATCAAGTTTACTTTGCATTGTATTAATTATTTCTAGTTTTATATTTATTATTAATTTGGTTATTAATCCAATAAAAGCATTAGAAGAAGCCAGCATTAAAATTGCAAATAGTAATTTTGTTCAAACAAATATTCAAAAAAGTATTGTCGGCCATGACGAAATTGATAGTTTAACAAATAATTTTAATCACATGGTAACGCAAATTTTAAAATTTATTGAAGAAGAAAAAAAGCAGCAAAGAATGGCAAACGAACTCGAAACTGCAAGAGTTATTCAAAAGTCATTTATTCCGAAAGCAACAAATTTACAAGTAGGATATTTTGAAATTTCTGGTCAGTTTCAATCTGCTTCAGAATGCGGAGGCGACTGGTGGCATTTTTATCCTCTTCCCGATAAAAAACTAATGCTTTTTCTTGGCGATGTCACAGGACACGGAACACCTAGTGCAATGCTCACAGCCGCGGTAAAAGGCTATTGCGATTCAATCTACGGCAGAAAAATAAGTGATCCCTCCATTATTCTTGAAGAACTTGACCTTATTGTAAGAAGCTGTGGCGGTGAAGACTTGGTCATGACCATGTTTGTGACGGTTATCGATCCCATCAACCAAAAAATGACGTATTCCAATGCAGCACAAAATTTTCCTTTAATTATTAACCAAGAATCAAACACAGAATCCCACACAACACTGCTCGGTCTTGGTAAACGACTGGGCTTCAGAAATAGTCAAAATGATGAGCATTATGTTAAATACAAAAACTATACATGTGATTTTAAACCCAATAATATACTTTTTGTTTATTCTGATGGATTAATAGAAGCAAAAAACTTAACTAACCAAAGAGAATACTCAGAACGCCGTTTACTTAAAAAACTAAAAAGCATAAAAACCCTTGATACAAATCAAATAATTATCACTATTCAAGAAGATTTAGAAAAATTTGTTGAAGGCAATCAGTTTGAAGACGATGTGACGTTTGTCGCCTGCCGTTTTTGCAAAACTGAAGAAAATCAATATACCAACGAACTGGTTACATATTTCAATTCTCGTGCTGGCTAA
- the mtnB gene encoding methylthioribulose 1-phosphate dehydratase translates to MRNFRKIIKDASHFPLSLFETIELNKICDTAKRLDTRLAIPATSSNFSIRTKNNDFLITKSGLHKRNLNPGRFIRVSLQGTPLNPLSAKPSDETLIHAVIYQNVSSAHAILHCHAPEFESILLKKLEHKQVSSQGLEFGYFKLKGHELLKALGKKNHQEDFYLPVVQNHQDMEKMAHFIENHFFHDSKHPANCGFLLERHGIYCFGHSVYQAELRLEALLHLIANITTPPLK, encoded by the coding sequence ATGAGAAACTTTAGAAAAATCATAAAAGACGCTTCGCACTTTCCGCTGTCTTTATTTGAAACAATTGAGTTAAATAAAATATGTGATACCGCAAAAAGACTCGACACACGTCTTGCAATACCTGCAACAAGTAGTAATTTTAGTATTCGGACAAAAAACAATGATTTTCTTATAACAAAATCGGGCTTACACAAACGTAACTTAAACCCTGGCCGCTTTATCAGAGTGTCACTGCAAGGCACACCATTAAACCCTTTATCTGCAAAACCAAGTGATGAAACTCTAATTCATGCAGTCATTTATCAAAATGTTTCTTCTGCACACGCTATTTTGCATTGTCATGCTCCTGAGTTTGAATCTATTTTGCTTAAAAAGCTTGAACATAAGCAGGTGTCTTCTCAAGGTTTGGAATTTGGTTACTTTAAGCTAAAAGGTCACGAGCTTTTAAAAGCATTAGGCAAAAAAAATCATCAAGAAGACTTTTATCTTCCAGTCGTGCAAAACCATCAAGACATGGAAAAAATGGCCCACTTTATAGAAAATCATTTTTTTCATGACTCGAAGCATCCAGCCAATTGCGGCTTTCTTTTAGAACGGCATGGCATTTACTGTTTTGGTCATTCTGTTTATCAAGCAGAATTGCGGCTAGAGGCTTTGCTTCACCTGATAGCCAACATAACCACTCCCCCATTAAAGTAA
- a CDS encoding RuBisCO large subunit C-terminal-like domain-containing protein, which yields MKSAIKNQNLLAPLGNEPHAFAKFRIDSKKYSINLIEEIAIGQSLGAWDETHVSHAILQSKVAKIVSLESFSDFHEAVVAFPLNIWHRKLSWLLAILYGKMSFYEGVQLNSVWFSADCFDNKNLIGPKFSPESLRQLLGVQQKHPLLMGILKPNVGMNAKKIVSLYLEAAEAGVHILKDDEIRHDASPLDSLQRIEAVAQEAQKRNLKTLYAVHLQIDSANYIQHAKAFVEAGANALLVNVWTAGIEALQEIRKAVDVPILSHPALVGAFGSQEHNATIHPRVTLAQLIRAAGADLSLFPSPYGKLGLQKHIALDIAQHCLQTNQNWPICSTMPVLSAGIKQEHTALAKADFGTDFVLNAGTGIFTDSQGIQNSIQNFRKELDVL from the coding sequence ATGAAATCTGCAATCAAAAATCAAAATTTACTTGCCCCCCTTGGCAACGAGCCACATGCATTTGCAAAATTTAGAATCGATAGCAAAAAGTACTCTATAAATTTAATTGAAGAGATTGCAATTGGTCAATCTTTAGGCGCTTGGGACGAAACCCATGTCAGTCACGCTATTTTGCAAAGCAAAGTTGCTAAGATTGTATCGCTAGAAAGCTTTTCTGATTTTCATGAAGCAGTTGTCGCTTTTCCGCTTAACATTTGGCATCGCAAATTGTCATGGTTATTGGCTATTTTGTACGGCAAAATGAGTTTTTACGAAGGCGTGCAACTAAACTCTGTTTGGTTTTCTGCAGATTGTTTTGACAATAAAAATTTAATTGGCCCTAAATTTTCGCCTGAGTCGCTGCGTCAATTGCTTGGTGTGCAGCAAAAACACCCTCTGTTGATGGGTATTTTAAAACCAAATGTGGGAATGAATGCTAAAAAAATTGTTTCTTTATATCTTGAGGCAGCAGAAGCAGGGGTTCATATATTAAAAGATGATGAAATACGACACGATGCGTCACCGCTGGATTCCCTGCAACGCATAGAAGCCGTTGCTCAAGAAGCACAAAAAAGAAATTTAAAAACTTTGTACGCTGTGCACTTACAAATTGATTCGGCAAACTACATACAACATGCAAAAGCATTTGTTGAAGCCGGGGCTAATGCATTGCTTGTGAATGTGTGGACAGCGGGAATTGAAGCATTACAAGAAATTCGCAAAGCCGTTGATGTGCCTATTTTATCGCACCCAGCACTTGTTGGAGCATTCGGAAGTCAAGAACACAATGCCACAATACACCCACGCGTTACTTTAGCGCAATTGATTCGTGCGGCAGGAGCAGACTTAAGCTTATTTCCAAGCCCATACGGTAAACTTGGTTTGCAAAAACACATTGCACTCGATATTGCACAACATTGTTTACAAACAAACCAAAATTGGCCAATTTGCAGTACAATGCCTGTACTCAGCGCCGGCATTAAACAAGAACACACAGCTCTTGCAAAAGCAGATTTTGGAACCGATTTTGTTTTAAATGCTGGCACAGGAATATTTACCGACAGCCAAGGTATTCAAAACAGCATTCAAAACTTTAGAAAAGAACTTGATGTATTATGA
- the mtnA gene encoding S-methyl-5-thioribose-1-phosphate isomerase — protein MLHNLEAIRFKNNKLELLNQLLLPDSFVYEECSDSKDGWQAIHSMKVRGAPAIAITAALSLASELHHLEHQFTVDELKEYIFAKLDYLCTSRPTAVNLFKMAHSMKHIIEVELKANQTYFQNPQILKEFFIKKAEDMLANDIADNKAIGKFGVECFGHNKNLKILTHCNTGSLATAGFGTALGVIRSLHQAGKLEHAFATETRPYNQGARLTAFELVYEKIPATLITDSMAAFLMQEKKIDGVVVGADRVVANGDTANKIGTLQLAIVAAHYNVPFYVAAPSSSIDCTKQTGKEIHIEERPAQELTHIQGIPIAAKDIQVWNPSFDITPNALITGIITEFGVMTKNNNGEFQVAQFLATNLKSKG, from the coding sequence ATGTTACATAACCTCGAAGCAATTCGATTTAAAAATAATAAGTTAGAATTATTAAACCAGTTGTTACTTCCCGATTCTTTTGTGTACGAAGAGTGTTCTGATTCTAAAGATGGTTGGCAGGCAATTCATAGTATGAAAGTGCGTGGAGCACCTGCTATTGCAATCACTGCAGCTCTTTCTCTTGCCAGTGAGCTTCATCATTTAGAACATCAATTTACTGTTGATGAACTCAAAGAGTATATCTTTGCTAAACTTGATTATTTGTGTACAAGCAGACCCACAGCAGTCAACTTATTTAAAATGGCTCATTCCATGAAACACATCATTGAAGTAGAGCTTAAAGCAAACCAAACTTATTTTCAGAACCCACAAATTTTAAAAGAATTTTTTATCAAAAAAGCAGAAGACATGCTTGCTAATGATATTGCTGATAATAAGGCAATTGGCAAATTTGGGGTCGAATGCTTTGGCCACAATAAAAACTTGAAAATTTTGACTCATTGCAACACAGGATCGCTGGCTACAGCTGGTTTTGGCACAGCGTTAGGAGTCATCCGTTCGCTTCATCAAGCTGGCAAACTCGAACACGCTTTTGCAACAGAAACACGCCCTTACAATCAGGGCGCACGCCTTACGGCATTTGAGCTTGTTTACGAAAAAATTCCAGCAACTCTTATTACCGACTCCATGGCCGCATTTTTAATGCAAGAAAAAAAGATTGATGGAGTTGTTGTTGGAGCGGATAGAGTTGTTGCAAACGGAGACACCGCAAACAAAATAGGAACATTACAACTTGCTATTGTTGCTGCGCACTATAACGTGCCTTTTTATGTTGCGGCGCCTTCGAGTTCTATTGATTGCACAAAACAAACTGGCAAAGAAATTCATATTGAAGAACGCCCAGCCCAAGAATTGACCCACATTCAAGGCATTCCTATTGCGGCCAAAGATATTCAAGTGTGGAACCCATCTTTTGACATCACCCCCAATGCGCTCATCACAGGAATAATTACAGAGTTTGGAGTGATGACAAAAAATAACAATGGCGAGTTTCAAGTGGCGCAATTCTTAGCAACAAATCTCAAATCTAAGGGGTAA
- the mtnP gene encoding S-methyl-5'-thioadenosine phosphorylase yields MKQNKKTFLAFIGGSGLYDLPGIENLVEHEISTPFGVPSDKIIVGKIDGRPIAFLPRHGRGHRFLPSEVNYRANIYALKSLGVSHIVSISAVGGLQEKTAPGTAVIPTQILDKTTGLRARSFFGNGVVGHVSFADPYCTELQKYIANACEQEKISTHFGGTLVCIEGPRFSSRAESHYFRASEATIIGMTAMPEAILAREAEIAYATLAFVTDYDCWKEETEPVTVDAVLAVLNNNVEASKRIAKAIHKLLPLESDNPIFHAAKHAIMTTPSLIPPETKRNLNLLYGKYWN; encoded by the coding sequence ATGAAGCAAAATAAAAAAACTTTTTTAGCATTTATTGGTGGTAGCGGACTTTATGATCTTCCAGGAATAGAAAATTTAGTTGAACATGAAATATCAACCCCTTTTGGTGTTCCTTCTGATAAAATTATTGTTGGAAAAATTGATGGCAGACCCATTGCATTTTTACCTCGCCATGGTCGTGGTCACCGGTTTCTCCCTTCAGAAGTGAATTACCGAGCCAATATTTATGCTTTAAAATCTTTAGGAGTTTCACATATTGTTAGCATTAGCGCTGTTGGTGGCTTGCAAGAAAAAACAGCACCTGGAACTGCAGTGATTCCTACCCAAATTTTAGATAAAACCACAGGTCTTCGCGCACGAAGCTTTTTTGGCAACGGTGTTGTAGGACATGTCAGCTTTGCAGACCCCTACTGCACAGAACTACAAAAATATATTGCCAATGCTTGTGAACAAGAAAAAATCTCAACCCATTTTGGTGGCACGTTAGTGTGTATTGAAGGACCTCGTTTTAGTAGTCGAGCAGAAAGCCATTATTTTAGAGCAAGTGAAGCGACTATTATTGGCATGACTGCAATGCCAGAAGCCATTTTAGCCCGCGAAGCAGAAATTGCGTATGCAACTTTAGCCTTTGTGACTGATTATGATTGCTGGAAAGAGGAAACAGAGCCTGTTACGGTTGATGCTGTGTTAGCGGTATTAAATAACAATGTCGAAGCGTCAAAACGCATTGCCAAAGCAATTCATAAGTTGCTGCCACTAGAATCTGATAATCCTATTTTTCATGCCGCAAAGCATGCAATTATGACAACGCCAAGTCTTATTCCTCCAGAAACAAAACGCAATTTGAATTTACTCTATGGAAAATACTGGAACTAA
- a CDS encoding glutathione S-transferase family protein, giving the protein MKLYSIPFCPYCFRVKITLKIKEISPSMVEIKEIDLKNPPEALKKINPNLTVPTLQLNNDSGFGESVTIMEYLDTLGTNKVMLFGKTPEHKAKLKFTMQYINEHITQQLNYAIMSKGSAIAYSKINTALPKAFELLNHLLQQQNGAPFFGGTTVNAQDVCLAPFVVYYNMVQKHTNLLPVPNEFQKVTQYFKNLEEHAVVKETMHQTQEMQDVILNFSTPPEYMLKIKNSSRTLIDNIQQETAKLNQTIQKLGSKILWEVQLNSKGPLLFTKILLQNPSESLKVLHKINDLQETTNHHCHFILENFTCIQVEVCTHEPQWGVSAMDFAFAEALAIIFLT; this is encoded by the coding sequence ATGAAGCTCTATTCGATTCCATTTTGTCCTTACTGTTTTAGAGTCAAGATAACGTTAAAAATAAAAGAGATTTCACCTTCTATGGTAGAAATCAAAGAAATTGACTTAAAAAACCCACCAGAAGCATTAAAAAAAATAAATCCAAATTTAACAGTCCCTACTTTGCAGTTAAACAATGACTCAGGGTTTGGAGAAAGTGTTACAATTATGGAGTATTTAGATACTTTGGGCACAAACAAGGTGATGCTGTTTGGCAAAACGCCAGAACATAAAGCGAAACTAAAGTTTACAATGCAGTACATAAACGAACACATTACACAGCAGCTGAATTATGCAATTATGAGTAAAGGTAGCGCAATTGCATACTCTAAAATTAACACCGCACTACCAAAAGCTTTTGAACTTTTAAATCACTTACTGCAACAACAGAATGGTGCACCATTTTTTGGCGGCACAACCGTTAATGCGCAGGATGTTTGCTTAGCTCCTTTTGTTGTTTATTATAATATGGTGCAAAAACATACCAATTTACTTCCAGTGCCAAACGAATTTCAAAAAGTTACCCAATATTTTAAAAATTTAGAAGAACACGCTGTTGTTAAAGAAACCATGCATCAAACACAAGAAATGCAAGACGTTATTTTAAATTTTAGTACCCCTCCCGAATACATGCTAAAAATTAAAAACTCCTCTCGCACGCTTATAGACAACATTCAGCAAGAGACCGCAAAGCTCAATCAAACAATACAAAAGCTTGGGTCTAAAATATTATGGGAAGTGCAGTTAAATAGTAAAGGACCCTTACTTTTTACTAAAATACTTTTGCAAAATCCAAGTGAATCTCTAAAAGTTTTACATAAAATCAACGATCTCCAAGAAACCACAAATCACCATTGTCATTTTATCCTTGAAAACTTTACATGCATTCAAGTAGAAGTATGCACGCATGAACCCCAATGGGGAGTTTCTGCAATGGACTTTGCGTTTGCGGAGGCTTTGGCAATTATTTTTTTAACTTAA
- the tuf gene encoding elongation factor Tu — translation MAKEKFERSKPHMNIGTIGHVDHGKTTLTAAISAVLSTRQGKVATKFDEIDKAPEEKARGITINASHIEYETANRHYAHVDCPGHADYVKNMITGAAQMDGAILVCAATDGPMPQTREHILLARQVNVPHIVVFLNKCDIADPELTDLVEMEIRELLTKYNFPGDDTPVIRGSALAALQNPADEKSSKCIVELMDAVDTFIKEPPRPIDKPFLMPIEDVFSISGRGTVCTGRIEQGICKVGEELEIVGINPTAKTICTGVEMFRKVLDQGQAGDNVGVLLRGTKREDVVRGQVLSKPGSIKPFKKFTAQIYVLNKDEGGRHKPFFKGYRPQFYFRTTDVTGVVDLPANVEMVVPGDNIEITVELITPVAMEPGLRFAIREGGRTVGSGAVGKCIE, via the coding sequence GTGGCAAAGGAAAAATTTGAGCGTTCCAAGCCTCATATGAATATCGGTACCATTGGTCACGTTGACCACGGTAAGACCACTCTTACAGCTGCTATTTCTGCTGTTCTTTCTACCCGTCAAGGTAAAGTTGCTACTAAATTCGATGAAATCGACAAAGCGCCAGAAGAAAAAGCTCGTGGTATTACCATTAACGCTTCCCACATTGAATATGAAACTGCAAATCGTCACTATGCACACGTTGACTGTCCTGGTCACGCGGACTACGTAAAAAATATGATTACGGGTGCTGCGCAAATGGACGGTGCAATTCTTGTTTGTGCTGCGACTGACGGTCCTATGCCGCAAACTCGTGAGCACATTTTGCTTGCACGTCAGGTGAACGTTCCTCACATTGTGGTATTTTTAAATAAATGCGATATTGCTGACCCTGAGTTGACTGATCTTGTTGAAATGGAAATCCGTGAGCTTCTCACTAAATACAATTTCCCAGGTGATGACACTCCTGTTATTCGTGGTTCTGCACTTGCTGCTCTTCAAAATCCTGCTGATGAGAAAAGTTCAAAATGCATTGTTGAGCTTATGGATGCAGTGGACACCTTTATTAAAGAACCTCCACGTCCAATTGACAAACCATTCCTTATGCCAATTGAAGATGTGTTCTCAATTTCTGGTCGCGGTACAGTTTGTACTGGTCGTATTGAGCAAGGTATTTGTAAAGTTGGTGAAGAACTTGAAATCGTGGGCATCAACCCAACTGCTAAGACTATTTGTACTGGCGTGGAAATGTTCCGTAAAGTTCTTGATCAAGGTCAAGCTGGTGACAACGTTGGTGTTCTTCTTCGTGGTACAAAACGTGAAGACGTTGTACGCGGTCAAGTTCTTTCTAAACCAGGCTCTATCAAACCATTCAAAAAGTTTACAGCACAAATTTACGTGTTGAACAAAGATGAAGGTGGACGCCATAAACCTTTCTTTAAAGGTTACCGCCCACAATTCTACTTCCGTACAACAGACGTAACTGGTGTTGTTGATCTTCCAGCTAACGTGGAAATGGTTGTACCTGGTGACAACATCGAAATCACTGTTGAGCTCATCACTCCTGTTGCAATGGAGCCAGGTCTCCGTTTTGCAATCCGTGAAGGTGGTCGTACAGTTGGTTCTGGTGCAGTTGGTAAATGCATTGAGTAA